The following are encoded together in the Naumannella cuiyingiana genome:
- a CDS encoding transglutaminaseTgpA domain-containing protein, with amino-acid sequence MAIDSPPAPVRRADDPRPDPRPAPVAAARRLLPSDRYAIAVFAAMVLASVPLLSLTVDPAFLWLGTALAGVLCLAGLIARRFDLDPLIILGGQVLLLAIFVFAIAVTAGNSDLGVFARLPDLYSQGIQHMASQPVPMEPSAGVTLLFVTMIGAITIMTDHFVETVQRPVATLGPLITPYLITALVPTLSAPWWAFVSMAAGYLLILVAEGMNGAESWTRGISTDSGGRTTIGPIAWQLAALVGIPAIVLALVAAMALPVRDAGGNWTLAPPRGDAGPLQLNDPSQDLKRNLTQPEDRVVMVYQTTASDPEYLRMATLPRFDSQGFSGIPIQLNSGNDLPPPPGVADVPDPSVQTSIQIGELNSMYLPLPYPTDRFEAPGRWAYDPNSLTVLSNGDNREAATANLQYTVTSYPVEPDGAGLAAAEAGMPADFQVSGEVPADLPPELIELTNRVVGDAPTPALKAAAIQAYLRSDEFTYSLEPSDSDGYDALTQFLLEDKRGFCVQFAGSMAMMARVAGIPSRMAIGFLPGTKAGDSWEVTVRNMHAWPELYFEDYGWVRFEPTPGVAAPPPWSLTSNEGEGEEPDEPSATPIPEPAPEPTTSASPVPVPTPEDEVGIRDDLALIAQRVAAAAGVVLVLGLLAALPAIVRRRRKGIRMSAEGTPSERVEDAWTEVRDLVVDHGHDWPSSSPRDTGARIAQKLDDGPGQAMQRLSVLVERARFSRDYRNTDDPRPLVKRVEQGLQAKEDGRLGRLAARYWPRSVWHNFNRRR; translated from the coding sequence ATGGCGATCGATTCCCCGCCCGCCCCCGTGCGCCGGGCCGACGATCCCCGGCCCGATCCGCGACCGGCCCCCGTGGCCGCCGCCCGTCGGCTGCTGCCGAGCGATCGGTACGCCATCGCCGTGTTCGCCGCCATGGTGCTGGCCAGCGTGCCGCTGCTCAGCCTGACCGTCGATCCGGCCTTCCTCTGGCTCGGCACCGCGCTGGCTGGTGTGCTCTGCCTGGCCGGGCTGATCGCCCGCCGCTTCGACCTCGACCCGTTGATCATCCTCGGCGGCCAGGTGCTGTTGCTGGCGATCTTCGTGTTCGCGATCGCGGTCACGGCCGGCAATTCCGATCTCGGTGTGTTCGCCCGCCTGCCCGATCTGTACTCCCAGGGCATCCAGCACATGGCCAGCCAGCCGGTCCCGATGGAGCCCTCGGCCGGGGTCACGCTGCTCTTCGTGACCATGATCGGCGCGATCACGATCATGACCGATCACTTCGTCGAGACCGTGCAGCGCCCGGTCGCCACCCTGGGCCCGCTGATCACGCCGTATCTGATCACCGCTCTGGTGCCGACGCTGTCGGCGCCGTGGTGGGCGTTCGTCTCGATGGCGGCCGGCTACCTGCTGATACTGGTCGCCGAGGGCATGAACGGCGCCGAGTCCTGGACCCGTGGGATCAGCACGGACTCCGGCGGCCGGACGACCATCGGCCCCATCGCCTGGCAGCTCGCCGCCCTGGTGGGGATTCCGGCGATCGTGCTCGCCCTGGTGGCGGCGATGGCGTTGCCGGTACGCGATGCCGGCGGCAACTGGACGCTCGCCCCGCCGCGCGGCGACGCCGGGCCGCTGCAGCTCAACGACCCGTCGCAGGACCTCAAGCGCAACCTGACCCAACCCGAGGACCGGGTGGTGATGGTCTACCAGACGACGGCGAGCGACCCGGAGTACCTGCGGATGGCGACCCTGCCTCGGTTCGACTCGCAGGGCTTCTCCGGCATCCCGATCCAACTGAACTCGGGCAACGACCTGCCGCCCCCGCCGGGCGTCGCCGACGTGCCGGACCCGAGCGTGCAGACGTCGATCCAGATCGGCGAGCTGAACTCGATGTACCTGCCGCTGCCCTATCCGACCGACCGGTTCGAGGCGCCCGGACGATGGGCCTATGACCCGAACTCGTTGACCGTGTTGTCGAACGGCGACAACCGGGAGGCCGCCACGGCGAATCTGCAGTACACCGTGACCAGCTATCCCGTCGAGCCCGACGGAGCCGGGCTGGCGGCGGCCGAGGCGGGAATGCCCGCCGACTTCCAGGTCAGTGGCGAGGTGCCGGCCGACCTGCCGCCGGAGCTGATCGAGCTGACCAACCGGGTGGTGGGCGACGCGCCGACGCCGGCCCTCAAGGCCGCGGCGATCCAGGCGTACCTGCGCTCGGACGAGTTCACCTACTCGCTCGAACCGTCGGACTCCGACGGCTACGACGCGCTGACCCAGTTCCTGTTGGAGGACAAGCGCGGATTCTGCGTGCAGTTCGCCGGCTCGATGGCGATGATGGCGCGGGTTGCCGGCATCCCCAGTCGGATGGCCATCGGCTTCCTGCCGGGCACCAAGGCCGGCGACAGTTGGGAGGTCACGGTACGCAACATGCACGCGTGGCCGGAGCTGTACTTCGAGGACTACGGGTGGGTCCGCTTCGAGCCGACCCCGGGCGTCGCCGCCCCGCCGCCGTGGTCGCTGACCAGCAACGAGGGCGAGGGCGAGGAGCCCGACGAGCCGTCGGCGACCCCGATCCCCGAGCCGGCGCCCGAGCCGACCACCTCGGCCTCGCCGGTGCCCGTCCCCACTCCGGAGGACGAGGTCGGCATCCGCGACGACCTGGCACTGATTGCCCAGCGGGTGGCCGCGGCCGCCGGCGTGGTGCTGGTGCTCGGGCTGCTCGCCGCGCTGCCGGCCATCGTGCGACGGCGGCGCAAAGGGATACGGATGTCGGCGGAGGGTACGCCGAGCGAGCGCGTCGAGGATGCCTGGACCGAGGTCCGCGATCTGGTGGTCGATCACGGCCACGACTGGCCGAGCAGTTCGCCCCGCGACACGGGCGCCCGGATCGCGCAGAAGCTCGACGACGGGCCCGGGCAGGCCATGCAGCGACTGTCGGTGCTGGTGGAACGGGCCCGGTTCTCCCGTGACTACCGCAATACCGACGACCCGCGCCCGCTGGTCAAGCGCGTGGAGCAGGGCCTGCAGGCCAAGGAGGACGGCCGGCTCGGCCGGCTCGCGGCGCGCTACTGGCCGCGCTCGGTCTGGCACAACTTCAACCGGCGCCGCTGA
- a CDS encoding DUF58 domain-containing protein — protein sequence MRNPWRLITARGKLLALIGAITVLAAMLFGQRDLLWVGLFLIFLPLIAWLIIGRSRLRLAAQRELYPSEVAIGDPMTGEIAVSKRSRLPQGVLLFADHVPSELGRSPQFLISDLDPHWQHDVTYPLTARSRGRFRTGPLLVRSTDPLGMVTHDRQFTATTEVMVMPRIHPLGPMRVSGSGSNTGESRPQTVGTLGPDDVMIREYRAGDDVRRIHWPSTARRGDVMVRREEQAWDPSATIILDSRSEAHVGAGPDASLEWAVSAAASIAQYFLDQRYAVDLYHADGAVTRAESPDGHQLSSRQVLMHALTDLRASRQPTMSKALEAELAGQSGELLVAICGLLTPADAEVLLRARRTRSQAMALVADVPGWVLGPDDEPIAVNETQRNAHRDAVRILRDHQWRVVEVPRDKALPLAWRELDLMGALI from the coding sequence ATGCGCAATCCGTGGCGACTGATCACCGCCCGCGGCAAGCTGTTGGCGCTCATCGGCGCCATCACCGTGCTCGCGGCGATGCTGTTCGGCCAGCGCGACCTGCTCTGGGTCGGGCTGTTCCTGATCTTCTTGCCGCTGATCGCGTGGTTGATCATCGGGCGCAGCCGGCTGCGGCTCGCCGCGCAGCGCGAGCTGTACCCCTCCGAGGTCGCCATCGGCGACCCGATGACCGGTGAGATCGCCGTTTCGAAGCGCAGCCGGCTACCCCAGGGCGTGTTGCTGTTCGCCGATCATGTGCCCAGCGAGTTGGGCCGATCGCCGCAGTTCCTGATCTCCGACCTCGACCCGCACTGGCAGCACGACGTGACCTATCCGCTCACCGCACGCAGCCGCGGCCGGTTCCGGACGGGCCCGCTGCTGGTCCGCAGCACCGATCCGCTCGGCATGGTCACCCACGACCGCCAGTTCACCGCGACGACCGAGGTGATGGTGATGCCGCGCATCCATCCGCTGGGCCCGATGCGGGTCTCCGGTTCGGGCTCCAACACGGGCGAGAGCCGGCCGCAGACGGTCGGCACGCTCGGCCCGGACGATGTGATGATCCGCGAGTACCGCGCCGGCGACGATGTCCGACGGATCCACTGGCCGAGCACCGCGCGCCGCGGCGACGTGATGGTCCGCCGCGAGGAGCAGGCCTGGGATCCCAGCGCGACGATCATCCTGGACTCGCGCTCCGAGGCCCATGTCGGCGCCGGTCCGGATGCATCCCTGGAGTGGGCCGTGTCGGCGGCGGCGTCCATCGCACAGTACTTCCTTGATCAGCGCTACGCCGTCGATCTCTACCACGCCGACGGCGCGGTCACCCGCGCCGAGTCGCCCGACGGGCACCAGCTCTCCTCGCGCCAGGTGTTGATGCATGCCCTCACCGATCTGCGGGCCAGCCGTCAGCCGACGATGTCCAAGGCACTCGAGGCGGAACTGGCCGGCCAGTCCGGTGAGTTGCTGGTCGCCATCTGCGGGCTGCTCACCCCGGCCGACGCCGAGGTGCTGCTGCGGGCCCGGCGTACCCGCTCCCAGGCGATGGCGCTGGTCGCGGACGTGCCCGGCTGGGTGCTCGGCCCGGATGACGAGCCGATCGCGGTGAACGAGACCCAACGCAATGCCCACCGCGACGCGGTACGAATCCTGCGTGATCACCAGTGGCGGGTGGTCGAGGTGCCACGTGACAAGGCCCTGCCGCTGGCGTGGCGCGAGCTCGACCTGATGGGGGCGCTGATCTGA
- a CDS encoding AAA family ATPase has protein sequence MGRVRDAIESVIEGKSESVNLALVVLLAEGHLLVEDVPGVGKTMLAKAIGRSIDSSVRRVQFTPDLLPSDITGVSVFNQETRDFEFKPGGIFANIVVGDEINRASPKTQSALLESMEERQVSVDGTTYRLQLPFMVVATQNPIEMEGTYPLPEAQRDRFMARIEMGYPTPKSELDMLESHGASDPLRSLQPVTDARTVLGLIQAVKDVYVAPAIKEYIVAVINSTRNTPDLRLGASPRATLQLLRASRAYAALAGRDYVSPDDIAALAVPVLSHRVLPSTDAQLARRAVGDVVAERLRSVPIPQAN, from the coding sequence ATGGGTCGGGTCCGCGACGCGATCGAGAGCGTCATCGAGGGCAAGAGCGAATCGGTCAATCTGGCCCTGGTGGTGCTGCTGGCCGAGGGGCACCTGCTGGTCGAGGACGTCCCCGGCGTGGGCAAGACCATGCTGGCGAAGGCGATCGGCCGCTCGATCGACAGCTCGGTACGCCGCGTGCAGTTCACCCCGGACCTGCTGCCCTCCGACATCACCGGCGTCTCGGTGTTCAACCAGGAGACCCGCGACTTCGAGTTCAAGCCCGGCGGCATCTTCGCCAACATCGTGGTCGGCGACGAGATCAACCGCGCTTCGCCGAAGACGCAGTCCGCCCTGCTGGAGTCGATGGAGGAGCGGCAGGTCTCGGTCGACGGCACGACCTACCGGCTGCAACTGCCGTTCATGGTGGTGGCCACCCAGAACCCGATCGAGATGGAGGGCACCTACCCCCTCCCCGAGGCCCAGCGCGACCGCTTCATGGCCCGCATCGAGATGGGCTACCCGACGCCGAAGTCGGAGCTGGACATGCTGGAATCGCACGGCGCCTCGGACCCGCTGCGGTCCCTGCAGCCGGTGACGGACGCGCGTACCGTGCTCGGCCTGATCCAGGCCGTCAAGGACGTCTACGTGGCGCCGGCGATCAAGGAATACATCGTCGCGGTGATCAACTCGACCCGGAACACCCCGGACCTGCGGCTCGGGGCATCGCCCCGCGCCACCTTGCAGTTGCTCCGCGCCTCGCGCGCCTATGCGGCCCTGGCCGGCCGCGACTATGTCAGCCCCGACGACATCGCCGCGTTGGCGGTGCCCGTGCTGTCCCACCGCGTCCTGCCCTCGACCGACGCGCAGTTGGCTCGTCGCGCCGTCGGCGATGTGGTCGCCGAGCGGCTCCGGTCCGTCCCGATCCCGCAGGCGAACTGA
- the mraZ gene encoding division/cell wall cluster transcriptional repressor MraZ encodes MFLGTYTPKLDEKGRFFLPAKYRDELAEGLVITRAQERCLAIYPMATFVAMTQEMAQAPGTVKQVRDYQRMLASGASDEVPDKQGRITVPTQLRHYAGLDKDIVVAGAINRVEVWDLAAWEAYAGQQEPVFAAMNEELPGAPAS; translated from the coding sequence ATGTTCCTTGGCACGTACACCCCGAAGCTGGACGAGAAGGGCCGCTTCTTCCTCCCGGCGAAGTACCGCGACGAACTCGCCGAAGGTCTGGTGATCACCCGCGCACAGGAACGGTGCCTGGCGATCTACCCGATGGCGACGTTCGTGGCGATGACCCAGGAGATGGCGCAGGCGCCCGGGACGGTCAAGCAGGTCCGCGACTACCAGCGCATGCTGGCGTCGGGGGCGAGCGACGAGGTCCCGGACAAGCAGGGCCGGATCACGGTTCCGACGCAGCTTCGGCACTACGCCGGGCTGGACAAGGACATCGTGGTCGCCGGCGCCATCAATCGGGTCGAGGTCTGGGACCTCGCCGCATGGGAGGCGTACGCCGGGCAGCAGGAGCCCGTCTTCGCCGCCATGAACGAGGAACTCCCCGGGGCGCCAGCGAGCTGA
- the rsmH gene encoding 16S rRNA (cytosine(1402)-N(4))-methyltransferase RsmH encodes MSQQPGPQHEPVMLARMTELLSPALAEPDSVYLDCTLGLGGHAEAVLRANPGARLIGIDRDADALAFAADRLAPFGDRVRLVQAVYDELADVLAEAGTPRVQAICMDLGLSSLQIDTADRGFAYAVDAPLDMRMDARDPRTAADILNTYSEADLARLLRAYGEEPAARPLARAIVAARASEPFDTSARLVDLVGAVAGRPGRGRRTGHPAKRTFQALRIEVNGELDALARALPAAVDALAEPAAGRPGGRLAVLAYHSLEDRMVKRVFRAGATADAPRHLPVPASELRPRLRLLTRGAEQPAEDETAGNPRAASARLRAVEKLQEVAA; translated from the coding sequence ATGTCGCAGCAGCCGGGGCCGCAACACGAGCCCGTGATGCTCGCGCGGATGACCGAACTGCTCTCGCCCGCACTGGCCGAACCGGATTCCGTCTATCTGGACTGCACCCTCGGCCTCGGCGGACATGCCGAGGCCGTGCTGCGTGCCAACCCCGGCGCCCGGCTGATCGGCATCGACCGTGACGCCGATGCGCTCGCGTTCGCCGCCGATCGGCTGGCTCCGTTCGGTGACCGGGTACGCCTGGTGCAGGCGGTCTATGACGAACTGGCCGACGTGCTCGCCGAGGCCGGTACGCCGCGGGTGCAGGCGATCTGCATGGACCTCGGCCTGTCCTCGCTGCAGATCGACACCGCCGACCGCGGGTTCGCCTATGCCGTCGACGCCCCGCTGGACATGCGGATGGATGCCCGGGACCCGCGCACCGCCGCCGACATCCTGAACACCTACTCCGAGGCCGACCTCGCCCGGCTGCTGCGGGCCTACGGCGAGGAGCCCGCCGCGCGCCCGCTCGCTCGTGCGATCGTCGCGGCGCGGGCCAGCGAGCCGTTCGACACCTCGGCCCGGCTCGTCGACCTGGTCGGCGCCGTCGCCGGTCGCCCGGGCCGCGGGCGGCGTACCGGGCATCCCGCGAAGCGGACCTTCCAGGCGCTGCGGATCGAGGTGAACGGCGAGCTGGATGCGCTGGCGCGGGCGCTCCCCGCCGCCGTCGACGCGCTGGCCGAGCCCGCCGCCGGCCGGCCCGGCGGGCGGCTGGCGGTGCTGGCCTACCACTCGCTGGAGGACCGGATGGTCAAGCGGGTCTTCCGCGCCGGCGCCACCGCCGACGCGCCGCGCCACCTGCCGGTGCCCGCATCCGAACTGCGGCCGCGCCTGCGGCTGCTCACCCGTGGCGCCGAACAGCCGGCCGAGGACGAGACCGCGGGCAATCCGCGGGCCGCGTCCGCCCGGCTGCGTGCCGTCGAGAAACTGCAGGAGGTTGCCGCATGA
- a CDS encoding peptidoglycan D,D-transpeptidase FtsI family protein, with the protein MTRRPDSRTRRGPAAGRSRGGRRPVRRGGTRRRRPLRIPLGSAQQRLRVLMIALAIVVSLCAGRLIQIQALDTQAYAAKNESRLTAKVKLPAVRGEITDRSGTVLATTEEAVAITADPSLTATRADEIVDVLVRHLTDPEPAKYREALTKPNTRFAFVARKVPVASYAKIADELTQLGIYGVFRQSDPIRLYPEQSTAAAVLGFVNSEGEGRAGIEMTANDNLTGTPGEETYESSSGYRIPLGRNVTVPAVDGIDYQLTLDTSLQAATERRLAQGMADTRASSGAAVVMNIKTGEVLAMANTPGFDANRPGEANPDDLFNRANNFAFEPGSTGKVLTMAAAIDSGTVSSESRLIIPPSLRSGGSRVTDHFEHGTINLTARGVLVKSSNLGMMLISRQMEEGVLRKYLADFGIGRRTGIELPGEGTGSLPAEDAFGKRATSDRVAFGQAYSTTTIQMAAAVAGIVNGGVYNSPTLIRSATGPDGRDVPIDRGQPRRVVSEETSKQIVSMMGSVVHTGVGNLEIPGYATAGKTGTAQKFNTKTGRYDSFTTSFVGVAPAQDPTLLTYVVLQDGRGSGTSDAGPVFVDIMKYALPHYGIPPVKREVDYPDIEW; encoded by the coding sequence ATGACGCGACGCCCCGATTCGCGGACCCGCCGCGGCCCGGCCGCCGGCCGCTCGCGCGGCGGTCGGCGCCCCGTCCGGCGCGGCGGAACCCGGCGCCGGCGCCCGCTGCGGATCCCGCTCGGCTCGGCCCAGCAGCGGTTGCGCGTGCTGATGATCGCCCTGGCGATCGTCGTCTCGCTGTGCGCGGGCCGGCTGATCCAGATCCAGGCGCTCGACACCCAGGCATACGCGGCGAAGAACGAGAGCCGACTGACCGCGAAGGTCAAGCTGCCCGCCGTCCGCGGCGAGATCACGGACCGATCCGGCACGGTGCTCGCGACCACCGAGGAGGCGGTCGCCATCACCGCCGATCCCAGCCTCACGGCCACCCGGGCCGACGAGATCGTCGACGTCTTGGTGCGGCACCTGACCGATCCGGAACCCGCGAAGTATCGCGAGGCGCTGACCAAGCCCAACACCCGGTTCGCCTTCGTCGCGCGCAAGGTACCGGTCGCCAGCTACGCCAAGATCGCCGACGAGCTGACCCAGCTCGGCATCTACGGGGTGTTTCGGCAGTCCGACCCGATCCGGCTCTACCCCGAACAGTCCACCGCGGCGGCCGTCCTCGGCTTCGTCAATTCCGAGGGCGAGGGCCGGGCCGGCATCGAGATGACGGCCAACGACAATCTGACCGGTACGCCGGGCGAGGAGACCTATGAGTCCTCCTCGGGCTATCGCATCCCGCTCGGCCGCAATGTCACCGTCCCGGCGGTCGACGGCATCGACTACCAGCTCACCCTGGACACGTCGCTGCAGGCCGCCACCGAGCGCCGGCTCGCCCAGGGCATGGCCGACACGCGAGCGAGCTCGGGCGCGGCCGTGGTGATGAACATCAAGACCGGGGAGGTGCTGGCGATGGCCAACACCCCGGGTTTCGACGCCAACCGGCCGGGCGAGGCAAACCCCGACGACCTGTTCAACCGGGCGAACAACTTCGCCTTCGAGCCCGGATCCACCGGCAAGGTGCTGACCATGGCGGCCGCCATCGACAGCGGCACGGTGTCCTCGGAGTCGAGGCTGATCATCCCGCCGAGCCTGCGGTCGGGCGGATCGAGGGTGACCGATCACTTCGAGCACGGCACGATCAACCTGACCGCGCGCGGCGTACTCGTGAAGTCGTCCAATCTCGGCATGATGCTGATCTCGCGCCAGATGGAGGAGGGCGTGCTCCGCAAGTACCTGGCCGACTTCGGCATCGGCCGGCGCACCGGGATCGAGCTGCCGGGCGAGGGGACCGGCTCGCTGCCCGCCGAGGACGCCTTCGGCAAGCGCGCGACCAGCGACCGGGTCGCGTTCGGTCAGGCGTACTCCACGACCACGATCCAGATGGCGGCGGCGGTCGCCGGCATCGTCAACGGCGGTGTCTACAACAGCCCGACCCTGATCAGGTCGGCGACCGGACCGGATGGTCGCGATGTGCCGATCGACCGCGGCCAGCCGCGCCGGGTGGTTTCGGAGGAAACCTCGAAGCAGATCGTGTCGATGATGGGCTCGGTCGTGCACACGGGTGTGGGCAACCTGGAGATTCCGGGGTACGCCACCGCGGGCAAGACGGGCACGGCGCAGAAGTTCAACACCAAGACCGGGCGCTATGACTCCTTCACCACCTCGTTCGTCGGCGTCGCACCCGCCCAGGACCCGACCCTGCTCACCTACGTCGTGCTGCAGGACGGGCGAGGTTCTGGCACCAGCGACGCCGGACCGGTCTTCGTCGACATCATGAAGTACGCGTTGCCCCACTACGGGATCCCGCCGGTGAAGCGCGAGGTCGACTATCCCGACATCGAATGGTGA
- a CDS encoding UDP-N-acetylmuramoyl-L-alanyl-D-glutamate--2,6-diaminopimelate ligase, whose product MPQPADRDPRVPDGLPAASGVGLDSRLVGPGDVYVALPGSSTHGARYAAQAAAAGAVAVLTDAEGVALAGDVGVPVVEVPDPRAAMGPLAAAVYGDPAARLGLFAVTGTNGKTTTAHLVEAGLRALGHSVGIIGTNGFAVDGRGLDRARTTVTTPESPDLHALLAAMADQGADRVVMEVSSIAMAYRRTAGARFAAAGFTNLGRDHLDFHADMEEYFAAKASLFTPEHVAAAAIVTTDEWGRRLAGTIRAAGELPLLTVGAEDADFRVLRTGADAAGRTEVNAATPDGQLDFALALPGAYNITNALTALAMLRAAGLDAATAARGLADATVPGRMQRIWLDGDAPEVYVDFAHTPQAIDAALAAAGERGQRVIAVFGCGGDRDRAKREPMGAAAARRAAVVLVTDDNPRTEDPAAIRAAALAGARAAAGPDTVVRDAGGRADAIAEALTLAAPGDVVAILGKGHERGQEIAGEILPFDDAEVVTRTWAGLAGERG is encoded by the coding sequence GTGCCTCAGCCCGCCGATCGCGATCCGCGCGTCCCGGACGGCCTGCCCGCCGCGAGCGGGGTCGGCCTGGACTCGCGGCTGGTCGGGCCGGGCGATGTGTACGTCGCGCTGCCCGGATCGAGCACCCACGGCGCCCGCTACGCCGCCCAGGCCGCCGCAGCCGGGGCGGTCGCCGTGTTGACCGACGCCGAGGGTGTCGCGCTGGCCGGCGACGTCGGGGTGCCCGTCGTCGAGGTGCCCGATCCCCGGGCCGCGATGGGCCCGCTCGCCGCCGCGGTGTACGGGGACCCGGCAGCGCGGCTCGGGCTCTTCGCCGTCACCGGCACCAACGGCAAGACCACCACCGCCCATCTCGTCGAGGCCGGCCTGCGCGCGCTGGGCCACAGCGTGGGCATCATCGGCACCAACGGCTTCGCCGTCGACGGCCGGGGACTGGACCGGGCCCGGACCACCGTGACGACGCCGGAGTCGCCCGATCTGCACGCGCTGTTGGCGGCCATGGCCGACCAGGGAGCCGACCGGGTGGTGATGGAGGTGTCGAGCATCGCCATGGCGTACCGCCGCACCGCTGGCGCGCGGTTCGCCGCGGCCGGCTTCACCAACCTGGGCCGCGACCACCTGGACTTCCACGCCGACATGGAGGAGTACTTCGCGGCGAAGGCGTCACTGTTCACGCCGGAGCACGTGGCTGCGGCGGCCATCGTGACCACCGACGAGTGGGGCCGCCGGCTGGCCGGGACGATCCGGGCCGCCGGCGAGTTGCCGCTCCTCACGGTGGGCGCGGAGGACGCGGATTTCCGCGTGCTGCGGACCGGCGCCGACGCCGCCGGGCGGACCGAGGTCAACGCGGCGACCCCGGACGGCCAGCTCGACTTCGCGCTCGCGCTGCCGGGCGCCTACAACATCACCAATGCCCTGACCGCCCTGGCGATGCTGCGCGCCGCCGGCCTGGACGCCGCCACGGCCGCGCGCGGGCTCGCCGATGCGACGGTGCCCGGTCGGATGCAGCGGATCTGGCTCGATGGCGACGCCCCCGAGGTCTATGTCGACTTCGCCCACACCCCGCAGGCCATCGACGCGGCGCTGGCGGCCGCGGGCGAGCGGGGGCAGCGGGTGATCGCCGTGTTCGGCTGCGGTGGGGACCGCGACCGCGCCAAGCGGGAGCCGATGGGCGCCGCGGCGGCGCGCCGCGCCGCCGTGGTCCTGGTCACCGATGACAATCCGCGCACCGAGGATCCGGCGGCCATCCGGGCCGCCGCGCTGGCCGGGGCCCGCGCCGCGGCCGGACCGGACACCGTGGTCCGCGATGCCGGCGGGCGGGCCGACGCGATCGCCGAGGCTCTGACGCTCGCCGCCCCCGGCGACGTTGTCGCGATCCTCGGCAAGGGGCACGAGCGCGGCCAGGAGATCGCGGGGGAGATCCTGCCCTTCGACGACGCCGAGGTGGTCACCCGCACCTGGGCCGGACTCGCCGGGGAGCGCGGATGA
- a CDS encoding UDP-N-acetylmuramoyl-tripeptide--D-alanyl-D-alanine ligase has translation MRSLRLDELARAVNGRLAGDPDTPVGPDVVIDSRRATPGALFVAVPGSKVDGHDFAAAAAAGGAAAALVSRPTGELPEVVVGDTVAALGLLGRDVLRRTDARVLAITGSQGKTTTKDVLAQLLEAEGPTVAPVGSYNNEYGLPLTATRVEPDTRWLISEMGARGEGHIAYLCGLTPPDVAIVLNVGQAHLGEFGDREAIARAKGELVEALSPDGWAVLNATDVRVAAMAARTAGRIAWWAVGSRPDLPGELRVWASDPDADELDRHGFVLHAESGGALASAPVRLATPGRHQIANALAAATAALVELGAEALPRVAERLGAARPRSAWRMELSTLAVPGGEALLINDAYNANPDSMLAALESLAHIARRRRAATGQGRAIAVLGDMLELGATARSEHEALGRAAGALEVDLLIAVGEYAEAAAGAAEQAGVPNVRTVTVLGSDDRTKVAGELANMLQPGDTVLVKASRAQALEELAAALAARLGEGESRGERR, from the coding sequence ATGAGATCACTGCGCCTCGACGAGCTCGCCCGCGCCGTCAACGGTCGCCTCGCCGGCGATCCCGACACCCCGGTGGGCCCCGATGTGGTCATCGATTCCCGGCGCGCAACCCCCGGCGCGCTGTTCGTCGCCGTGCCGGGCAGCAAGGTCGACGGCCACGATTTCGCCGCCGCCGCCGCCGCGGGAGGCGCGGCCGCCGCCCTGGTCAGCCGGCCGACCGGTGAGCTTCCCGAGGTGGTCGTCGGCGACACAGTTGCCGCGCTGGGCCTGCTCGGTCGCGACGTCCTTCGGCGCACCGACGCACGGGTGCTCGCGATCACCGGCTCCCAGGGCAAGACGACGACCAAGGACGTGCTCGCCCAACTGCTGGAGGCCGAGGGGCCGACCGTGGCCCCGGTGGGGTCCTACAACAACGAGTACGGCCTGCCGTTGACCGCGACCCGCGTCGAGCCCGACACCCGCTGGCTGATCAGCGAGATGGGCGCGCGTGGCGAGGGGCACATCGCCTATCTGTGCGGGCTCACCCCGCCCGATGTCGCGATCGTGCTGAACGTGGGCCAGGCCCACCTCGGCGAGTTCGGCGACCGGGAGGCGATCGCCCGCGCGAAGGGCGAGCTGGTCGAGGCGCTGTCGCCCGACGGCTGGGCGGTGCTGAATGCCACCGACGTCCGGGTCGCCGCGATGGCCGCGCGGACCGCGGGACGGATCGCCTGGTGGGCGGTGGGCAGCCGTCCCGACCTGCCCGGCGAGCTGCGGGTCTGGGCCAGCGACCCCGATGCCGACGAACTCGACCGGCACGGATTCGTGCTGCACGCCGAATCCGGCGGCGCGCTCGCCAGCGCCCCCGTCCGGCTGGCGACCCCGGGCCGTCACCAGATCGCGAACGCGCTCGCCGCCGCGACCGCCGCGCTCGTCGAACTCGGCGCCGAGGCGCTGCCGCGCGTCGCGGAACGGCTGGGCGCCGCCCGACCCCGCTCGGCCTGGCGGATGGAGCTGAGCACCCTCGCGGTGCCGGGGGGTGAGGCGCTGTTGATCAACGACGCCTACAACGCCAACCCGGACTCGATGCTCGCCGCCCTGGAGTCCCTCGCCCACATCGCCCGGCGCCGCCGCGCCGCCACCGGCCAGGGCCGCGCGATCGCTGTCCTGGGTGACATGTTGGAACTCGGGGCGACGGCGCGCTCGGAGCACGAGGCGCTGGGCCGGGCGGCCGGCGCGCTCGAGGTGGACCTGCTGATCGCGGTCGGCGAGTACGCCGAGGCCGCGGCCGGGGCCGCCGAGCAGGCGGGCGTACCCAACGTCCGGACCGTTACGGTGCTGGGCAGCGACGACAGGACCAAGGTGGCAGGAGAACTCGCGAACATGCTGCAGCCCGGCGACACGGTTCTGGTCAAGGCCTCTCGCGCCCAGGCACTGGAGGAACTGGCCGCCGCGCTGGCCGCGCGACTCGGCGAGGGCGAGTCGCGGGGGGAGCGCCGATGA